The genomic DNA GCGGCGACCCCGGCGCTGATCGCGGTGGGCTTCCTGATCCTGGCCGGTTCGATCAGGGAGATCGACTGGTCCGACTTCACGGTCGCCATCCCGGCCTTCGTGACGATGCTGATGATGCCGTTCACCTACTCGATCACCAACGGCATCGGCATGGGCTTCATCACCTTCTCGGTGCTGCGCCTGGCGGCCGGACGGGGCCGCGAGGTGCCGGTGGCGATGCACGTCGTGTCGGCGGTCTTCGCCTTCTACTACCTGATGCCGGCCCTGGGCCTGACCTGATCCCGCGAGGGTCCGAACCGGGCCCTCCGGCTCACGGCACCCCGTAGAACCGTTCCGTCTCCTCCACGGCGGACTGGAACCGCTCGTCGAAGTCATCGCGGATGAGCGTCCGGACGACATAGTCCTGGACGCTCATTCCTCTTTTGGCCGCATGGTCCCGGAGCCGGTCGAGCAGCTCCCCGTCTATCCGCAGGCTGAGCACGCTGGTCCCCATGAGCACGAGGGTCGCCCCGGCCGACCGGGTGATGCCTCCATTTCCGGACACGACTCACTCGTACGGGTGAACTGCGGGTTTGAGTGGCGGGCGTCACGGGCACCGGGGTGACGTGCGGTGGTATTTCGCCAGACTAATGAGTTACGCTAAGGAACATGCCGGACCTCAAGCATGGCGACGACGCCGCCGCCGTGAACTCCCTGCGCTCCGCCGTGATGCGACTGTCCCGTCGGCTCAAGCACCAGCGGGTCGACGAGTCGCTCAGCCCCACCGAGATGTCGGTCCTGGGCACCCTGTCGAACTGCGGCAGCGCGACCCCGGGCGAGCTGGCCCGCAAGGAACACGTCCAGCCGCCCTCGATGACCCGCATCGTGGCACTGCTTGAGGCCAAGGGCCTGGTCCGGCTGGAGCCGCACCCCGAGGACCGGCGCCAGAAGGTCGTGACGCAGACCGAGCAGGCCGTGGTGATGCTCGAGGAGAGCCGCCGCAAGCGGAACGCCTTCCTGGCCACGCTGGTCGAGGGCCTCGACGAGGACGAGTGGGCCAAACTGCGCGCCGCCGCCCCCGTGCTGGAGAAGCTCGCACACAAGTAAGCAGTTCTCGCGAGGAGGCGAACCTTTTGAGTACGGGATCCGGAGCAGCTTCCGCCCCCGCACCTGACGGCCACGACAACCCGACCACCCCCGACGGTCCGACGGGCCCCGCCGCCCCGCGCAGGACGTCGATGTTCGCCTCCCTGAAGGTCAGGAACTACCGCCTGTTCTTCATGGGCCAGGTCGTCTCCAACATCGGCACCTGGATGCAGCGCATCGCCCAGGACTGGCTGGTGCTCAGCCTCACCGGCTCCTCGGCCGCCGTCGGCATCACCACCGCCCTGCAGTTCCTGCCGATGCTGCTCTTCGGCCTCTACGGCGGCGTCCTCGTCGACCGCCTGCCCAAGCGGCCCACGCTGCTGGTCACCCAGACCGCGATGGCCCTGACCGCGCTCGCCCTCGCCGTCCTCACCCTGAGCGGACACGTCCAGGTCTGGCACGTCTACGTCGCCGCCTTCGCGATGGGCCTGGCCACCGTCATGGACAACCCGGCCCGCCAGACCTTCGTCTCCGAGCTGGTCGGCCGCGACCAGCTGCAGAACGCGGTCAGCATGAACTCGGCCAACTTCCAGTCCGCCCGCCTCGTCGGCCCGGCCGTCGCCGGTCTGATGATCACCGGCGTGGGCACCGGCTGGGCGTTCCTCGCCAACGGCCTGTCCTTCGTGGCGCCGCTCACCTGCCTGCTGCTGATGCGCGCCCGCGAACTGCACACGGTCGAGCGCACCCCGCGCGGCAAGGGCCAGCTCCGCGAGGGCCTGCACTACGTCGCCGGCCGCCCCGAGCTGATCTGGACGATCACCCTGGTCGGGTTCATCGGCACCTTCGGCTTCAACTTCCCGGTCTTCCTGTCCGCCTTCGCCGACGACGTCTTCCACGCCGGCGCCGGGGCGTACAGCCTCTTCAACACCCTCATGGCCGTCGGCTCGCTGGCCGGCGCCCTGCTCGCCGCCCGGCGCGGCACCGCCCGGCTGCGCGTCCTGATCGCGGCGGCCCTCGGCTTCGGCGCCCTGGAGATCGTGGCCTCGACCGCGCCCGAGCTGTGGCTCTTCGCGCTGCTCATGGTCCCCATCGGCGTCTTCAGCATGACCGTCAACGTCACCGCCAACACCAGCATCCAGATGTCCACCGACCCGGCCATGCGGGGGCGCGTGATGGCCCTGTACATGATGGTCTTCCTCGGCGGCTCCCCGGTCGGCGCCCCGATCGTCGGCTGGGTCACCGACACCTACGGTGCCCGGGTCGGCTTCGCCGCGGGCGGCGCGGTGGCCGCCACCGCCGCCCTCGTCATCGGGCTGGTCCTGGCCCGCGTCGGGAACCTGCGCCTGTCGGTCGGCTGGCACCGCGGCCACCCGCAGGTGCGGTTCGTGCCGCGGGAACGGCAGGAGGCCCTGGCACCGGCGGCGTAGGGGGTGGAAAACCGGGGGTCCGGGCGGCGGGGCTCTGCCAGGCTGGCCCCATGAGACTGTTCGCCGCCGTACTGCCGCCCGAGGACGTCACCGCCGCCCTCGCCGCGGAGGTGGCCGTGCTGCGGGGGCTGCCCGGCGCCGACGGGCTGCGCTGGACCGGCCGTCCGGGCTGGCACCTCACCCTCGCCTTCTACGGCGAGGTCGACGACGAACTCGTCCCCGACCTGGCGGCCCGCCTGGAGCGGGCGGCCCACCGCACCGCGCCCTTCGAACTGGCGCTGCGCGGCGGCGGCCAGTTCGGCCGCGGGCGGGCGCTGTGGGCGGGCGCGGAGGGCGGCCTGGCGGCGCTGCGG from Streptomyces sp. CB09001 includes the following:
- a CDS encoding MarR family transcriptional regulator; this translates as MPDLKHGDDAAAVNSLRSAVMRLSRRLKHQRVDESLSPTEMSVLGTLSNCGSATPGELARKEHVQPPSMTRIVALLEAKGLVRLEPHPEDRRQKVVTQTEQAVVMLEESRRKRNAFLATLVEGLDEDEWAKLRAAAPVLEKLAHK
- a CDS encoding MFS transporter; this translates as MSTGSGAASAPAPDGHDNPTTPDGPTGPAAPRRTSMFASLKVRNYRLFFMGQVVSNIGTWMQRIAQDWLVLSLTGSSAAVGITTALQFLPMLLFGLYGGVLVDRLPKRPTLLVTQTAMALTALALAVLTLSGHVQVWHVYVAAFAMGLATVMDNPARQTFVSELVGRDQLQNAVSMNSANFQSARLVGPAVAGLMITGVGTGWAFLANGLSFVAPLTCLLLMRARELHTVERTPRGKGQLREGLHYVAGRPELIWTITLVGFIGTFGFNFPVFLSAFADDVFHAGAGAYSLFNTLMAVGSLAGALLAARRGTARLRVLIAAALGFGALEIVASTAPELWLFALLMVPIGVFSMTVNVTANTSIQMSTDPAMRGRVMALYMMVFLGGSPVGAPIVGWVTDTYGARVGFAAGGAVAATAALVIGLVLARVGNLRLSVGWHRGHPQVRFVPRERQEALAPAA
- the thpR gene encoding RNA 2',3'-cyclic phosphodiesterase, whose amino-acid sequence is MRLFAAVLPPEDVTAALAAEVAVLRGLPGADGLRWTGRPGWHLTLAFYGEVDDELVPDLAARLERAAHRTAPFELALRGGGQFGRGRALWAGAEGGLAALRLLADRAEAAGRRAGVEMGEHRRYQPHLTLARSRQAVHVRPYVEALSGFTGPTWTVTDLALVRSNLPESGVPGEQPRYEAVARSPLGASG